The following proteins come from a genomic window of Cronobacter muytjensii ATCC 51329:
- a CDS encoding alpha-2-macroglobulin family protein, whose product MKSLRLAVIATALLASFTLGGCDDKESASADASSPAAQSSAAPAAKPQAADLQKLAQQSAGKPLKLQDASEIQLDGASTLVLTFSVPLDPNQDFGRVVHLVDKKDGKVDGAWELAPNLKELRLRHLEPNRELVLSVDRELLALNKASFGMAYEKTLTTRDIAPSVGFASRGSLLPTKVVQGLPVMALNISSVDVNFYRVKPESLAAMVSQWEYRNSLSNWESDQLLKMADLVYTGRFDLNPARNTREKLLLPLSDIKPLQQPGVYLAVMNQAGHYNYSNAATLFTLSDVGLSLHRYHDRMDIFTQSLENGAAQSGVEVRLLNDKGQTLAEATSDNTGHARLDNPKEAALVLARMGEQTTMLDLNLPALDLAEFDTGGERGFSKQFFMFGPRDLYRPGETVIVNGLLRDSDGKPLSAQPVKFEVVRPDGQVARTQVVEPNNGLYQLTWTLDDRAATGQWVIRANTGDNQNRNWLFQVEDFMPERMALNLNVQKAPLAPADTVNIGIEGHYLYGAPAAGNSVQGQLYLRPLRDAVPQLPGFQFGNIAEENLSRSLDEVQLNLDDAGVAQVSTESQWQDARSPLRFIVQASLLESGGRPVTRRAEQAIWPADALVGIRPQFGEKAVYDYRTDDTVNQPMVDENGSAGFDIVYANAQGEKIAVKGLKVRLVRERRDYYWNWSDSEGWLSQFDQKDLVEAEQTIDLAAGETGKVSFPVEWGSYRLEVVSPDELVSSMRFWAGYSWQDNSDGASAPRPDRVTLKIDKPFYQPGDTIKLHIAAPAAGKGYAMVESSEGPLWWQEIDVPEKGLDLDIPVDKVWKRHDLYLSTLVVRPGDKSRSATQKRAVGLLHLPMGDENRRLNLTLDTPAKMRPDSTLSVKVKASVKNGELPKQINVLVSAVDSGVLNITDYVTPDPWRGFFGKKRYGADIYDIYGQVIEGQGRLAALRFGGDGDELNRGGKPPVNHVTIIAEQAVPVQLNAQGEGTITLPVGDFNGELRVMAQAWSDDRFGSGESKVIVAAPVIAEMSTPRFLAGGDISRLALDVTNLTEQPQQLNVNFSASGLVRLDAQTSQQVSLKAGGRTTLFVPVAASEGFGDGAIEAQITGLSLPGERFAPLKREWKIGVRPAYPAQTINSGAMLRPGEIWTVPASHLQGLNASTLEGRLLLSGRPPLNIARYIEELRAYPYGCLEQTTSGLFPSLYTSAAQLKALGIKGDTDEQRRAAVDIGIARLLEMQREEGGFGLWDKESPEEFWATAYVTDFLVRAGEQGYSVPADALNKANARLLRYLQDPGTIALRYSENNAASRFAVQAYAGLVLARQQKAPLGALRDAWEHRAQAGGGLPLLQLGVALKLMGDAPRSKAALDLGVKTERPRNLGWLGDYGSDLRDDALKLSLLQEYNLQPDQQSTLLSALSDEAYGERWLSTQESNALFLAGRNLVNQPGDWQAQTTLAGQFMSGDKAQSVALDADKLSALQVTNTAQTPLWLRLDSQGYPDAAPQPAGNVLHIERHYLNSKGESVSLSSLKSGELVMVWLNVWAEKTVPDALVVDLLPAGLELENQNLANASASLSSASGEAGELISRMQQMDIQHMEFRDDRFVAALPVNEGMNATLVYMARAVTPGTYKVPAPQVESMYVPQWRATGATIPALTIYP is encoded by the coding sequence ATGAAATCACTGCGTCTGGCTGTCATCGCGACAGCGTTACTGGCGTCTTTCACTCTCGGCGGGTGCGACGACAAGGAAAGTGCTTCCGCCGATGCATCCTCGCCGGCTGCCCAAAGCAGCGCCGCGCCTGCGGCTAAGCCCCAGGCAGCCGACCTGCAAAAACTGGCGCAGCAAAGCGCCGGTAAGCCTCTCAAACTCCAGGATGCTTCCGAGATCCAGCTCGACGGCGCCAGCACGCTGGTGCTGACCTTCTCCGTGCCGCTCGATCCCAACCAGGATTTTGGCCGCGTGGTGCATCTTGTCGATAAAAAAGATGGCAAGGTGGACGGCGCCTGGGAGCTTGCCCCGAATTTAAAAGAGCTGCGTCTGCGCCACCTTGAGCCTAACCGCGAACTGGTGCTGAGCGTCGATCGCGAACTGCTGGCGCTCAATAAAGCGTCGTTCGGCATGGCTTATGAGAAAACCCTGACCACGCGCGATATCGCGCCGAGCGTCGGTTTCGCCAGCCGCGGCTCGCTGCTGCCGACCAAAGTCGTGCAGGGGCTGCCGGTCATGGCGCTCAATATCTCAAGCGTTGACGTTAACTTTTATCGGGTGAAGCCGGAATCTCTGGCGGCGATGGTCAGCCAGTGGGAGTACCGTAATTCGCTCAGCAACTGGGAATCTGACCAGCTGCTGAAAATGGCGGATCTGGTCTATACCGGGCGGTTTGACCTCAACCCGGCGCGCAACACGCGCGAAAAACTGCTGCTGCCGTTAAGCGATATCAAGCCGCTGCAACAGCCGGGCGTCTATCTGGCGGTGATGAATCAGGCGGGGCATTACAATTACAGTAACGCCGCGACGCTCTTTACGCTGAGCGACGTCGGTCTTTCGCTGCACCGCTATCATGATCGCATGGATATTTTCACCCAGAGCCTGGAGAACGGCGCGGCGCAAAGCGGTGTGGAGGTGCGTCTCTTAAACGACAAAGGGCAGACGCTGGCGGAGGCAACCAGCGACAATACCGGCCACGCGCGTCTCGACAACCCGAAAGAGGCGGCGCTGGTGCTGGCCCGGATGGGCGAGCAGACGACGATGCTCGATCTCAACCTCCCTGCGCTCGATCTGGCGGAGTTCGATACCGGCGGCGAGCGCGGCTTCAGCAAACAGTTCTTTATGTTTGGCCCACGCGATCTCTATCGCCCTGGCGAAACGGTGATCGTTAACGGTCTGCTGCGCGACAGCGACGGCAAACCGCTTTCGGCGCAGCCGGTGAAATTCGAAGTGGTTCGCCCGGACGGCCAGGTGGCGCGCACGCAGGTAGTCGAGCCGAACAACGGGCTTTATCAGCTCACCTGGACGCTGGACGATCGGGCCGCGACCGGTCAGTGGGTCATTCGCGCCAACACGGGCGACAACCAGAACCGCAACTGGCTGTTCCAGGTTGAAGACTTCATGCCGGAGCGCATGGCGCTCAATCTTAATGTGCAGAAAGCGCCGCTGGCGCCTGCCGATACCGTAAATATCGGCATTGAAGGACACTACCTCTACGGTGCGCCTGCGGCAGGCAACAGCGTGCAGGGGCAACTCTATCTGCGTCCGCTACGTGACGCGGTGCCGCAGCTGCCGGGTTTCCAGTTCGGCAACATTGCGGAGGAGAACCTCTCCCGCAGCCTGGATGAAGTCCAGCTAAATCTTGATGACGCCGGTGTGGCGCAGGTCTCCACCGAAAGTCAGTGGCAGGACGCGCGTTCTCCGCTGCGCTTTATTGTGCAGGCGAGCCTGCTGGAATCGGGCGGTCGCCCGGTGACTCGCCGCGCCGAACAGGCCATCTGGCCCGCCGACGCGCTGGTGGGCATTCGTCCGCAGTTTGGCGAAAAAGCGGTTTATGACTACCGTACCGACGACACCGTTAACCAGCCGATGGTCGATGAAAACGGCAGCGCCGGTTTCGATATCGTCTATGCCAACGCGCAGGGCGAAAAAATCGCCGTGAAAGGGCTGAAAGTGCGTCTGGTGCGCGAGCGCCGCGACTACTACTGGAATTGGTCAGATTCTGAAGGCTGGCTGTCGCAGTTCGATCAAAAAGATCTGGTGGAAGCCGAGCAGACTATCGATCTGGCGGCGGGCGAAACCGGCAAAGTGTCTTTCCCGGTGGAGTGGGGCTCTTATCGCCTTGAAGTGGTATCGCCTGACGAACTGGTCAGCAGCATGCGCTTCTGGGCCGGTTACAGCTGGCAGGACAACAGCGATGGCGCCAGCGCGCCGCGACCGGATCGCGTCACGCTGAAAATCGACAAACCGTTCTACCAGCCGGGCGACACCATCAAGCTGCACATTGCCGCGCCAGCCGCAGGCAAAGGCTATGCGATGGTGGAATCCTCTGAAGGCCCGCTGTGGTGGCAGGAGATAGACGTGCCGGAGAAAGGGCTTGATCTGGACATTCCGGTCGATAAAGTCTGGAAGCGTCACGATCTTTACCTCAGCACGCTGGTCGTGCGCCCCGGCGACAAATCCCGTTCCGCGACGCAAAAACGCGCGGTCGGCCTGCTGCATCTGCCGATGGGCGATGAAAACCGCCGCCTGAACCTGACGCTGGACACGCCTGCCAAAATGCGCCCGGACAGCACGCTGTCGGTGAAAGTGAAAGCCAGCGTGAAAAACGGCGAGCTGCCGAAGCAGATCAACGTACTGGTCTCGGCAGTAGACAGCGGCGTACTGAACATTACCGATTACGTCACGCCAGACCCGTGGCGCGGCTTCTTTGGCAAGAAACGCTATGGCGCGGATATTTATGATATCTACGGCCAGGTGATTGAAGGCCAGGGACGTCTGGCGGCGCTGCGCTTCGGCGGCGACGGCGATGAGCTGAACCGTGGCGGTAAACCGCCGGTTAACCATGTCACCATCATCGCCGAACAGGCGGTGCCGGTGCAGTTAAACGCGCAGGGCGAAGGCACAATTACGCTGCCGGTTGGCGACTTTAATGGCGAACTGCGCGTCATGGCGCAGGCCTGGAGCGACGATCGCTTCGGCAGCGGTGAAAGCAAAGTGATTGTGGCCGCGCCGGTGATCGCTGAGATGAGCACGCCGCGCTTCCTCGCGGGCGGCGACATCTCGCGCCTGGCGCTGGACGTCACCAACCTGACGGAGCAGCCGCAGCAGCTTAACGTCAACTTCAGCGCCAGCGGGCTGGTGCGTCTTGACGCGCAGACTTCTCAGCAGGTGAGCCTGAAAGCGGGCGGGCGCACAACCCTGTTTGTACCGGTCGCTGCCAGTGAAGGCTTCGGCGACGGGGCGATAGAGGCGCAGATCACGGGCCTGTCGCTGCCGGGCGAGCGTTTCGCGCCGCTCAAGCGGGAATGGAAAATCGGCGTACGTCCGGCGTATCCGGCGCAAACTATTAACAGCGGAGCGATGCTGCGCCCGGGTGAAATCTGGACCGTTCCGGCTTCGCACCTGCAAGGGCTGAACGCCTCGACGCTTGAGGGGCGGTTGCTGTTAAGCGGTCGCCCGCCGCTCAATATCGCGCGTTATATTGAAGAGTTGCGCGCCTATCCTTACGGCTGCCTTGAGCAGACTACCAGCGGTCTGTTCCCGTCGCTTTATACCAGCGCCGCGCAGTTGAAAGCGCTCGGTATCAAAGGCGATACCGACGAGCAGCGCCGCGCGGCGGTGGATATCGGCATCGCCCGCCTGCTGGAGATGCAGCGCGAGGAGGGCGGCTTCGGTTTGTGGGATAAAGAAAGTCCGGAAGAGTTCTGGGCGACCGCCTACGTGACCGATTTCCTTGTGCGCGCGGGCGAGCAGGGGTACAGCGTACCTGCAGATGCGCTGAATAAAGCCAATGCGCGCCTGCTGCGTTACCTGCAGGATCCGGGCACCATCGCGCTGCGCTACAGCGAAAATAACGCGGCTTCGCGCTTTGCGGTGCAGGCTTATGCCGGACTGGTGCTGGCGCGTCAGCAGAAAGCGCCGCTCGGCGCGTTGCGTGACGCCTGGGAGCATCGCGCACAAGCGGGCGGCGGTCTGCCGCTGCTGCAGCTTGGCGTCGCCCTGAAACTGATGGGCGATGCGCCGCGCAGCAAAGCCGCGCTGGATCTGGGTGTGAAAACCGAGCGTCCACGCAACCTCGGCTGGCTTGGCGACTACGGCAGCGACCTGCGTGACGACGCGCTGAAGCTGAGCCTGCTGCAGGAATATAACCTGCAGCCCGACCAGCAGAGCACGCTGCTGTCTGCGCTCTCTGATGAGGCGTACGGCGAGCGCTGGCTCTCTACGCAGGAAAGCAACGCGCTGTTCCTGGCGGGCCGCAACCTGGTGAACCAGCCGGGCGACTGGCAGGCGCAAACCACGCTTGCCGGACAGTTCATGAGCGGAGACAAAGCGCAGAGCGTGGCGCTGGACGCCGACAAGCTCAGTGCATTGCAGGTGACCAACACGGCCCAGACTCCGCTCTGGTTGCGTCTCGACAGCCAGGGGTATCCGGACGCCGCGCCACAGCCTGCCGGCAACGTACTGCATATTGAGCGCCATTACCTCAACAGCAAGGGCGAGTCGGTGTCGCTATCGAGCCTGAAGAGCGGTGAACTGGTGATGGTGTGGCTGAACGTCTGGGCGGAAAAAACGGTGCCTGACGCGCTGGTAGTTGATCTGCTGCCTGCCGGGCTTGAACTGGAAAACCAGAACCTCGCTAACGCCAGCGCCAGCCTGAGCAGCGCCAGTGGCGAGGCGGGTGAACTTATCAGCCGCATGCAGCAGATGGATATTCAACATATGGAGTTCCGCGATGATCGCTTCGTCGCCGCACTGCCTGTGAATGAGGGCATGAACGCCACGCTGGTTTATATGGCGCGCGCGGTCACGCCGGGCACTTATAAAGTGCCGGCACCACAGGTGGAGTCGATGTACGTGCCGCAATGGCGCGCGACTGGTGCGACTATCCCTGCGCTGACTATCTACCCCTGA
- the pbpC gene encoding peptidoglycan glycosyltransferase PbpC (penicillin-binding protein 1C), producing MILAAAPLLLCAALWLADKLWPLPLYEVQPARVVVAQDGTPLWRFADKNGIWRYPVTIEDVSPRYLEALLNYEDRWFWRHPGINPLAIARAAWQDLRSGSVVSGGSTLTMQVARLLDPHPRTFGGKLRQVWRAMQLEWHLSKADILTLYLNRAPFGGTLQGIGAASWVYLGKPPSRLSYSDAALLAVLPQAPSRLRPDRWPDRAQAARDKVLRRMATQGVWSEKQVRESLEEPVWLAPRQMPQLAPLLSRRLVTQRRETKITTTLDAGLQRQLEDLALNWKGRLPARTSLAILVVDHTTMEVRGWVGSADINDDARFGHVDMVTAIRSPGSVLKPFVYGLALDEGLIHPASLLQDVPRRFGDYRPGNFDSGFNGPVSMSEALVRSLNLPAVQVLEAYGPKRFTARLRNVGLALRFPPTAQPSLAVILGGAGARLDEIVAAYSAFARHGQAARLRVVKGDPLLERPLMSPGAAWIIRRILANEAQPLPDGSLPQVVPLAWKTGTSYGYRDAWAVGVTSRYLIGVWTGRPDATPVAGQFGFASAVPVLNQVNNLLQAGAASAVQQAREPVDPRPASVSSGTICWPGGQHLPPGDTNCRRRLSTWLLDNSEPPTLLADGQEGSRGIQFPLWLNEKGERVAADCPHVAESRLLLWPLPLEPWLPPGERRAARLPPVSAQCPPVHQQDLAPLLLTGVREGAVLKRLPGQASLSLPLRSQGGGGRHWWFLNGEPLEKEGDSVTLTFTGSGDYQVLLMDEAGQIAAAQFRVE from the coding sequence ATGATTCTGGCGGCGGCGCCGCTTTTATTGTGCGCCGCGCTGTGGCTTGCCGATAAACTCTGGCCGCTGCCGCTGTATGAGGTGCAGCCCGCACGCGTGGTGGTGGCGCAGGACGGTACGCCGCTGTGGCGCTTCGCCGATAAAAACGGTATCTGGCGCTACCCCGTCACCATTGAGGATGTGTCGCCGCGCTATCTTGAGGCGCTGCTGAACTATGAAGACCGCTGGTTCTGGCGTCACCCCGGCATCAACCCGCTCGCCATCGCCCGCGCGGCCTGGCAGGATCTCCGCTCCGGCTCGGTCGTCTCCGGCGGCAGCACGCTGACGATGCAGGTTGCGCGCCTCCTGGATCCGCATCCGCGCACCTTCGGCGGCAAGCTGCGCCAGGTGTGGCGGGCGATGCAGCTTGAATGGCATCTCTCGAAAGCGGACATTCTCACGCTGTATCTGAATCGCGCGCCGTTTGGCGGCACGCTGCAGGGCATCGGTGCCGCGAGCTGGGTCTATCTCGGCAAGCCGCCTTCGCGGCTGAGCTATTCCGACGCCGCGCTGCTGGCGGTGCTGCCGCAGGCGCCGAGCCGTCTGCGTCCGGACCGCTGGCCGGATCGCGCCCAGGCGGCACGCGATAAAGTCCTGCGCCGTATGGCGACGCAAGGCGTCTGGAGCGAGAAACAGGTGCGGGAGTCGCTGGAGGAGCCCGTGTGGCTTGCGCCACGACAGATGCCGCAGCTTGCGCCATTGCTCTCACGCCGCCTTGTCACCCAGCGGCGTGAAACCAAAATCACCACCACGCTCGACGCAGGGCTACAGCGCCAGCTGGAAGATCTCGCGCTCAACTGGAAGGGCCGTCTCCCGGCCCGTACCTCACTTGCCATTCTCGTGGTCGACCACACCACAATGGAAGTACGCGGCTGGGTCGGCTCGGCGGATATCAACGACGACGCGCGCTTCGGGCATGTCGATATGGTGACGGCCATCCGCTCGCCGGGCTCGGTGTTAAAGCCGTTCGTTTACGGGCTCGCGCTCGATGAAGGGCTGATCCATCCAGCGTCGCTGTTGCAGGATGTGCCGCGCCGTTTCGGCGACTATCGTCCCGGCAACTTTGACAGCGGCTTTAACGGCCCGGTCAGCATGAGCGAGGCGCTGGTGCGATCGCTTAATCTGCCGGCGGTGCAGGTGCTGGAAGCCTACGGGCCGAAGCGCTTTACGGCCCGGTTGCGTAACGTCGGGCTGGCGCTGCGCTTCCCGCCGACGGCGCAGCCGAGCCTGGCGGTCATTCTGGGCGGCGCGGGTGCTCGTCTTGATGAAATTGTGGCGGCGTACAGCGCATTCGCCCGTCACGGTCAGGCGGCGCGCCTGCGCGTGGTGAAGGGGGATCCGCTGCTGGAGCGACCGCTAATGTCGCCGGGCGCTGCATGGATTATCCGCCGTATTCTTGCTAACGAGGCGCAACCGCTGCCGGACGGCTCGCTGCCGCAGGTGGTGCCGCTTGCCTGGAAAACCGGCACCAGCTACGGCTACCGCGACGCCTGGGCGGTGGGCGTCACGTCGCGCTACCTGATTGGCGTCTGGACGGGACGCCCGGATGCGACGCCTGTCGCCGGGCAGTTCGGCTTTGCCAGCGCCGTACCGGTGCTTAACCAGGTCAATAATTTGCTGCAGGCGGGCGCCGCCTCGGCGGTGCAGCAGGCCCGGGAGCCGGTCGATCCGCGCCCGGCATCGGTGTCTTCAGGAACTATCTGCTGGCCGGGCGGGCAGCATCTGCCCCCAGGCGACACTAACTGTCGCCGCCGGTTATCGACGTGGCTGCTGGATAACAGCGAGCCACCGACGCTGCTTGCCGACGGGCAGGAGGGCAGCCGCGGCATTCAGTTCCCGCTGTGGCTGAACGAGAAAGGCGAGCGGGTGGCGGCGGATTGTCCACACGTCGCTGAAAGCCGGCTGCTGCTCTGGCCGCTGCCGCTTGAACCGTGGCTGCCGCCGGGCGAACGGCGGGCCGCGCGCCTGCCGCCGGTCTCCGCGCAGTGTCCGCCTGTACATCAGCAGGATTTGGCGCCGCTGCTGCTGACCGGCGTGCGCGAAGGCGCCGTTCTGAAGCGACTGCCAGGGCAAGCCTCGCTCTCCTTACCGCTACGCAGTCAGGGCGGCGGCGGGCGTCACTGGTGGTTTTTGAACGGCGAACCGCTGGAAAAAGAGGGCGACAGCGTGACGCTGACATTTACCGGGAGCGGCGACTATCAGGTGTTGCTGATGGATGAGGCCGGACAGATTGCCGCCGCGCAGTTCCGCGTGGAATAA
- the rodZ gene encoding cytoskeleton protein RodZ, translated as MNTEATHEENAPHTTGERLRLAREQLGLSQQVVAERLCLKVSTVRDIEEDNAPADLASTFLRGYIRSYARLVHVPEEELLPMLAKQAPVRTAQVAPMQTYALGKSRKKRDGWLMSFTWLVLFVVVGLTGAWWWQNHKAQQEEISTMADQSSAELSQNAANSPQSVPLNTDTTADASQDQATPPADLPAGDTQNTASASPQPTPMPSPNTASQQPVVVPPSQATTDTAAQQNAAQSQLPVGQASTAPAADANALVMNFTADCWLEVTDATGKKLFSGLQRKDTNLNLTGEAPYRLKIGAPSAVQIQYQGKPVDLSRFIRTNQVARLTLNAEQSVTQ; from the coding sequence ATGAATACTGAAGCCACTCACGAAGAAAATGCACCACACACCACGGGTGAGCGTCTGCGCCTTGCCCGTGAACAACTGGGACTCAGCCAACAGGTTGTGGCGGAACGTTTATGCCTGAAGGTTTCGACTGTCCGTGACATTGAAGAGGACAACGCGCCTGCGGACCTGGCCTCCACGTTCCTGCGCGGCTATATCCGCTCCTACGCGCGCCTGGTGCACGTTCCGGAAGAAGAACTGCTGCCGATGCTTGCCAAACAGGCGCCGGTGAGAACCGCGCAGGTCGCGCCGATGCAAACCTACGCGCTCGGCAAAAGCCGTAAAAAACGCGACGGCTGGCTGATGAGCTTTACCTGGCTTGTGCTTTTTGTTGTGGTCGGCCTGACGGGCGCCTGGTGGTGGCAAAACCACAAAGCGCAGCAGGAAGAGATCAGCACGATGGCTGACCAGTCCAGCGCAGAGCTGAGCCAGAACGCGGCCAATAGCCCGCAGTCCGTTCCGTTGAATACCGATACCACCGCTGACGCGTCGCAGGATCAGGCGACGCCGCCAGCGGATCTGCCAGCCGGTGATACTCAGAATACCGCTTCTGCGAGCCCGCAGCCGACGCCGATGCCTTCGCCGAATACGGCAAGCCAGCAGCCGGTCGTGGTACCGCCGAGTCAGGCGACCACCGACACCGCCGCGCAGCAAAACGCCGCGCAAAGCCAGCTGCCTGTCGGCCAGGCCTCTACCGCACCTGCCGCAGACGCCAACGCGCTGGTGATGAATTTCACCGCCGATTGCTGGCTTGAAGTGACAGACGCGACCGGTAAGAAATTGTTCAGCGGTCTGCAACGTAAAGATACTAATCTGAATCTGACCGGTGAGGCGCCGTACCGTCTCAAAATCGGCGCGCCGTCGGCAGTGCAGATTCAGTACCAGGGCAAACCGGTGGATTTGAGCCGTTTTATCAGAACTAACCAGGTTGCACGTCTGACCCTCAATGCCGAACAATCAGTAACGCAGTAA
- the ndk gene encoding nucleoside-diphosphate kinase: MAIERTFSIIKPNAVAKNVIGSIFARFESAGFKIIGTKMLHLSVEQARGFYAEHEGKPFFDGLVEFMTSGPIVVSVLESENAVQRHRDLLGATNPANALAGTLRADYADSFTENGTHGSDSVESANREIAYFFGEGEICPRTR, from the coding sequence ATGGCAATTGAGCGCACTTTTTCCATCATCAAGCCGAACGCAGTCGCTAAAAACGTTATCGGCAGCATTTTCGCGCGTTTTGAATCCGCTGGCTTCAAAATCATCGGCACCAAAATGCTGCACCTGTCCGTTGAGCAGGCGCGTGGCTTCTACGCTGAGCACGAAGGCAAACCGTTCTTCGACGGCCTGGTGGAATTCATGACCTCTGGCCCTATCGTGGTTTCCGTTCTGGAAAGCGAAAACGCGGTACAGCGTCATCGCGATCTGCTGGGCGCGACTAACCCGGCTAACGCGCTGGCAGGCACCCTGCGCGCTGATTACGCGGACAGCTTTACCGAAAACGGCACCCACGGTTCCGATTCCGTTGAGTCCGCTAACCGCGAAATCGCTTATTTCTTCGGCGAAGGCGAAATCTGCCCGCGCACTCGCTAA
- a CDS encoding bifunctional tRNA (adenosine(37)-C2)-methyltransferase TrmG/ribosomal RNA large subunit methyltransferase RlmN, which translates to MSEHIVTPETDSAAPAIKSEKINLLDLNRQEMREFFKTLGEKPFRADQVMKWMYHYCSDDFDEMTDINKVLRGKLKEVAEIRAPEVVEEQRSSDGTIKWAIAVGDQRVETVYIPEDDRATLCVSSQVGCALECKFCSTAQQGFNRNLRVSEIIGQVWRAAKIIGAAKVTGQRPITNVVMMGMGEPLLNLTNVVPAMEIMLDDFGFGLSKRRVTLSTSGVVPALDKLGDMIDVALAISLHAPNDEIRDEIVPINKKYNIETFLAAVRRYIGKSNANQGRVTIEYVMLDHVNDGTEHAHQLAELLKDTPCKINLIPWNPFPGAPYGRSSNSRIDRFSKVLMSYGFTTIVRKTRGDDIDAACGQLAGDVIDRTKRTLRKRMQGEPIAVKAV; encoded by the coding sequence ATGTCTGAACACATTGTCACGCCTGAGACTGACTCAGCAGCGCCTGCTATTAAATCTGAAAAAATTAACCTCCTCGATCTGAACCGCCAGGAAATGCGCGAGTTCTTCAAAACTCTGGGTGAAAAGCCGTTTCGCGCCGATCAGGTGATGAAATGGATGTATCACTATTGCAGCGATGATTTCGATGAGATGACCGACATCAACAAAGTGCTGCGCGGAAAGCTCAAGGAAGTGGCGGAAATCCGGGCGCCGGAAGTGGTCGAAGAGCAGCGCTCTTCCGATGGCACCATCAAATGGGCGATTGCGGTCGGCGATCAGCGCGTTGAGACGGTCTATATCCCTGAAGACGATCGCGCCACGCTGTGCGTTTCTTCGCAGGTGGGCTGCGCGCTGGAGTGCAAATTCTGCTCGACTGCGCAGCAGGGCTTTAACCGCAACCTGCGCGTGTCGGAAATTATCGGTCAGGTGTGGCGCGCGGCGAAAATTATCGGCGCGGCCAAAGTGACTGGCCAGCGTCCTATCACCAACGTGGTGATGATGGGGATGGGCGAACCGCTGCTGAACCTCACCAACGTGGTGCCGGCGATGGAAATCATGCTCGACGATTTTGGCTTTGGACTTTCCAAACGCCGCGTGACGCTCTCCACCTCGGGCGTGGTGCCTGCGTTAGACAAACTTGGCGATATGATAGACGTGGCGCTGGCTATTTCGCTGCACGCTCCGAACGATGAAATCCGCGATGAAATCGTACCTATCAACAAGAAGTACAACATCGAAACGTTCCTCGCCGCCGTACGTCGTTATATTGGAAAATCTAACGCCAACCAGGGCCGCGTGACCATCGAGTATGTGATGCTGGATCACGTGAACGACGGTACCGAACACGCGCATCAGCTGGCTGAACTGCTGAAAGATACGCCGTGCAAAATCAACCTGATCCCGTGGAACCCGTTCCCGGGCGCGCCGTATGGCCGCAGCTCCAACAGCCGTATCGATCGCTTCTCTAAGGTGCTGATGAGCTACGGCTTTACGACTATCGTGCGTAAAACGCGCGGCGATGATATCGACGCGGCCTGCGGGCAGCTGGCGGGCGATGTTATCGACCGTACCAAACGCACCCTGCGCAAGCGCATGCAGGGTGAACCTATCGCTGTCAAAGCAGTCTGA